Sequence from the Chthoniobacterales bacterium genome:
GGGTGAAGTGACGCGGGGGTGTTTCTCGTGTTCAGGGAAGCGGAAGTTGACGAACCACTCCTGATAAAGGGAGCGAGCCATCGTCTCCAGAATCCGAATCCGCCGCTGGCTGTTTTCAATCAGCTCGTCGTATGCGGAAAGGATGCCTGAAACTCGACGCTGTGTGTTGAAGTCTTCGATGTAGCTGACCTCGAAGGCTCGGAGGTTCGCGAGGCTGATAAACGGCTGAGCGGCGCCTGAGCGCACATTTATTACGTTTGACCGGAACTCAGGGCTCAAAACGACATAGTAAAAATAGCTACCTTCTACCTTGTGGCTGTTTGGGCGAAATAGCGCGACGTTTTTGATGCTGAACTCGCGGTCATCTTTGACTAATGCAGTGTCACCAACTGAACCAATGTTGCTGAACAAGATGTCACCCCGTCGAGGCTTCACTCTCTTGCAGGCTTCTTCGTGGTCTTGCTGCGTGATGAAATCACAGGTTGAGAAATCAACCGTGCCGCCGGAGATGTTTTTTCCTTTAATGAACGGCACGCCGTCCTTTTGAAGTTTGGGGGAATCGTGCGTGCCATCAGTCACCAACTCACAAAGCTCCTCCATTCGCGCTCGTCGCAGTGTAGCCATCGTCACGCCTCCAAAATCTCCGCCACGTTGCGGGCGATGGTTTGTTCAAGCTCATGCGCTTGAGAGTTCAGGGCTTCGAGTTCTTCGTTGAGCGCTTCGAGTTGCTCCTTGAAGTCTTCGTCACTAACGGATTCGCCCGCCGAAACGCCGACGTAGCGACCAGGGTTCAGCGACCAACCCTGTGCTTTAATTTCATCGAGCGTGGCGGCTTTGCAGAGCCCCGCAATGTCCGTGTATTTCGGCTTCTTGCCGAAAACCTCCTTGAGCTTCTCCTCCGTCTCGCCGTCGCCCAGCGTGTAATCGGGCTCTTCGCCTCGGTAGATGCGGACAATGTTGGCAAGGAAGCCAATCTGTGCAGGTGTCCAGTCGCGAACGGCGCGGGTGACTTGGCGGTAGATATGCCTCGCATCAACGAAGAGAACTTTGTCCCTGCGGTCGGTCTTGCTCTTGCCCTTGTCGAGGAACCACAGCGTGCAGGGCAACGTCACCGTGTAGAACATATTCGAGCCGACTGCCACGACGGCATCGACAGCTTGCGCCTCGATGAGCCGCTGACGGATGTCCTGCTCGGAGGAGCGGGCATCGGAGGCAGAGTTTGCCATCACGAATCCCGCTCTACCCGCGTCGTTCAGTGCGGCGTAGAAAAGCTGAATCCAGAGGTAGTTCGCGTTGTCAGCACGTGGCAACCCGAACGGAAAACGTCTTCCCGCGCCTGTCTGGTCTTTGAGTCGCTCCTTATCGACCGAGTCCACGTTGAAGGGCGGATTGGCGAGGACGAAGTCGAATTTGCCGGTGAGTTTGTGCGGGTCGTCGTAGTAAGTGATGGCTTCACGGATGTCGCCCTCAAGTCCGTGGACAGCGAGGTTCATCCGGCAAAGCTTGGTTGTGTCGGCAACCTTCTCCTGCCCGAAAATGGATAACTTCGCGGTAGGGTTCGCTTTGTGCTCCGCAACGAAGCGGGCTGACGAGACGAACATTCCGCCAGAGCCGCAGGCTGGGTCGAGAATGCGCCCGTGGAACGGCTCCAAGACTTCCACGAGTAGGCGGACAATGCTCTCGGGCGTGTAGAACTCGCCGCCGCCTTGTCCCTCCTTCATCGCAAACTCACCGAGGAAATACTCGTAGATGCGCCCGAATGCATCGCCGCCGATGTCTGCGCGGATAGTCGAGAAAGCTTTGAGAAGCTCCTTGAGGAGCCGCGCATCGAAAGACTGGTAGCCCTTCGGCAACACGCCCGCGAGTTGCGGGTTGTCTCGCTCGATGGCGCTCATCGCGTCGTTGACAGCCTGCCCGAGGCTCTTTCCCCCGCGCCCGCCTTCGGGATACTCCAGCAGTTCCCCGAAGCGTGCGCCCTCGGGTAGGAATATCACACGCTCCGCGTGATACGCCGCCGGGTCATCGACAGGCGAGGCACGCCGCGAAGACTTGGCGGACTGCTTTTCGAGTTCCTTTCGTCGAGCCTCGAAGCGGGCATCGGCGAAGCGAAGGAAAATCAGACCGAGGACGGGCTGGGAGTATTGTGCCGAGGTCAGGCCGGAGTTGGCGCGAAGCTGGTCGGCGGCATCCCAAAGCCGCTTTTCGAGGGTCGTCTGGGCTTCGTTACTCGCGGAGGGGGCAACCCATTTCATATCTGGTCAGAGTAAAGCCCCTATTGCGTATCCAGAAGCAAATAGCACCCAACGAGGGCGGAAGTAGTGCATCATCACCCCATCTCCGGGCTTCCGCGAGACAAGCGCAAGCCTCTAGCGTGTCATAAGCGGGCGCGGGTGGAACAATCGGCGCAGTTTCGCTCGATGTGGGGCGGGATGTGGCGACCTTCCAATACGACGAACATTTTGCGGGGGGTGGTATCGAGATGTCGCCGTTGGCGATGCCGCGACCACGTGTTCTTGTCCGTCGATGCACAGGCAGCACACTCAGCGGACTCGCTCGAAGGATCTTCTGTAGCCTCCTCACGGGGGCGCCACACCTGCGCGATTTATACGGACGCAAAAGAAGAGACCGGGGGCTCTCGCAAAGCTTGTGCCCAGCTTCCGCAGAATGAATTCCTTGCGGGAGGTGTAAAACATGCTTATGAGTTCAAGTGTGGCTTTAATTAAGAGGCAAAACTTACTCCAAGCAGTCCAGACGGAACTTCCCCGCGGCTGTCCGCTCACTACGGAAGCAATGAGGGGACAGGGAGTGTCTTCGGCTTTGGCTTACCATTATTTGAAAAGCGGATGGCTCGTGCGTTTGGAGCGCGGTGTTTTTGCTTTTCCGCACGATAAGTTGCAGCGCGATGCTTGCATCAAGCTCTTGGCGACGCGGCTGTCTGGCCTTCATGTCGGGGGCAAGACGGCGCTTGGATGGCGGGGCTTCCGCCACAATCTTGCGGTGCGAGAGCGTCTCGTCTTGTGGGGCGATGCACGTGGAAAATTGCCTGCGTGGTTTCTCGCGCAATTTCCAGCCCGCTATGTTTCGAAACATCTTTTTTCAGCGGAGTTGCCCAAAGATTTTGGATTGAAGCCGCTCCCCGAAACTGCCGACGGCGCGCTGGTGTCCGTTCCGGAGCGAGCCCTGCTGGAGATGCTGAGCGATGTCGGGCAACAGCAGGGGGTGGAGGAGGCTCGGCATATCATGGAACTGCTTGTTTCAATACGAGGAGATGTTCTTGGGGTCCTACTCAAGTGCTGTGTCAGAGTGAAGGTTGTGCGTCTTTGCGTAACGTGGTCCGAGGATCTCGGACTCCCTTGGGCGGCGACGGCGCGGAAAGCGGCGGCCCGAAACCTCGGGCGCGGGAAGTGGAGCGGATTTACGCGAGATGGCAAACGGCTCATCCTGAAAGCCTGATGGACAAGCAATATATCGATACTGTCCGCCTTCTCTTGGAGGTTGCGCCGCGAGTTTTCCGCAATTCTCGCTTCGCCATGAAAGGAGGCACCGCGCTGAATCTGTTCGTGCGGAACCTGCCCAGGCTATCGGTGGATATCGACGTTGTGTTTGTCGAGCACACGATGCCAAGAGAAGCTGCCTTGGCGGAAATAGCTTCTTCGCTGTCCCAATTGGTCGGCGAGTTGAAAGGCTCGGGTTTGTCTGCGCGGACTCTATCAACGCAGGAAGGGGAGGAGGCGAAGATTCTTGTCGGCAAAGACAAGGCTCAGGTCAAAGTCGAGGTGAACTACAATTTTCGAGGCACGCTTCTGCCTGTGGAGAAGCGTCCCATTGTTGCGGAGGCGGGCGAACTTTTCTCCGTCGAGGTGAACTTGCCGGTGCTCGGGGAAGACGAGCTTTACGGCAGCAAAATGGTTGCCGCTCTGGATAGGCAGCATCCGCGTGATTTATTCGATATTCGCGAAATACTCGCC
This genomic interval carries:
- a CDS encoding restriction endonuclease subunit S; this translates as MATLRRARMEELCELVTDGTHDSPKLQKDGVPFIKGKNISGGTVDFSTCDFITQQDHEEACKRVKPRRGDILFSNIGSVGDTALVKDDREFSIKNVALFRPNSHKVEGSYFYYVVLSPEFRSNVINVRSGAAQPFISLANLRAFEVSYIEDFNTQRRVSGILSAYDELIENSQRRIRILETMARSLYQEWFVNFRFPEHEKHPRVTSP
- a CDS encoding SAM-dependent DNA methyltransferase — its product is MKWVAPSASNEAQTTLEKRLWDAADQLRANSGLTSAQYSQPVLGLIFLRFADARFEARRKELEKQSAKSSRRASPVDDPAAYHAERVIFLPEGARFGELLEYPEGGRGGKSLGQAVNDAMSAIERDNPQLAGVLPKGYQSFDARLLKELLKAFSTIRADIGGDAFGRIYEYFLGEFAMKEGQGGGEFYTPESIVRLLVEVLEPFHGRILDPACGSGGMFVSSARFVAEHKANPTAKLSIFGQEKVADTTKLCRMNLAVHGLEGDIREAITYYDDPHKLTGKFDFVLANPPFNVDSVDKERLKDQTGAGRRFPFGLPRADNANYLWIQLFYAALNDAGRAGFVMANSASDARSSEQDIRQRLIEAQAVDAVVAVGSNMFYTVTLPCTLWFLDKGKSKTDRRDKVLFVDARHIYRQVTRAVRDWTPAQIGFLANIVRIYRGEEPDYTLGDGETEEKLKEVFGKKPKYTDIAGLCKAATLDEIKAQGWSLNPGRYVGVSAGESVSDEDFKEQLEALNEELEALNSQAHELEQTIARNVAEILEA
- a CDS encoding nucleotidyl transferase AbiEii/AbiGii toxin family protein; the encoded protein is MDKQYIDTVRLLLEVAPRVFRNSRFAMKGGTALNLFVRNLPRLSVDIDVVFVEHTMPREAALAEIASSLSQLVGELKGSGLSARTLSTQEGEEAKILVGKDKAQVKVEVNYNFRGTLLPVEKRPIVAEAGELFSVEVNLPVLGEDELYGSKMVAALDRQHPRDLFDIREILAANGLGEGVVDCFVCYLAGHSRPIHEVLFSTDQPLDLAYEGEFLGLTRESVSLDELKEARSHLRACLANALELRHRDFLLSVARAEPEWSLMPFEHLAELPALRWKQENLRKLKKTNPEKFRKQADELLKRLG